One Coccinella septempunctata chromosome X, icCocSept1.1, whole genome shotgun sequence genomic window carries:
- the LOC123321722 gene encoding uncharacterized protein LOC123321722: MKICGKCTNSLTGKSPGLQCGGACKQFFHANNRCSDVTKNHLSLINNLPGGNWLCVKCRSMRDITDLPVESDGEDIDGGRTEVAGIENLTKIIADLNRNVRELRTSVEFCSGKITDFEKKLSKLDDTIKLTNQLKKENESMKKEISDLNHRMNKLEQHSRENNIEIMDVPEKKNENLFEIMTKISSYMNHEVRPEGLDFITRVPTKLTNKPKNIVVKFRSKIEKQNFLAAVKLKRTEQGGKQGFKIDNVSPRCFINEHLTTVNKILYKSAREAAHNNNFKYVWVQNGNILARKDDTSKILHIMSESDLKMITK, from the coding sequence ATGAAAATTTGTGGAAAGTGTACTAATTCTCTCACTGGAAAGTCGCCAGGTCTGCAATGTGGCGGTGCATGCAAGCAGTTTTTCCATGCGAACAATCGATGCTCTGATGTGACGAAAAACCATCTGTCTTTAATAAACAATCTTCCCGGTGGAAACTGGTTGTGCGTCAAATGCCGATCAATGAGGGATATAACAGATTTACCTGTCGAATCAGATGGGGAGGACATCGACGGCGGTCGCACTGAAGTCGCGGGTATCGAGAATCTAACGAAGATAATTGCAGACTTGAATAGGAATGTACGCGAACTACGTACATCTGTGGAATTCTGCTCGGGCAAGATCACCGACTTCGAGAAGAAATTGTCGAAATTGGATGACACGATTAAACTTACTAATCAGTTAAAGAAggaaaatgaatcaatgaaaaaGGAAATCTCCGACCTGAATCATCGTATGAACAAGTTAGAGCAACACTCGAGAGAGAATAACATAGAAATAATGGATGTCCctgagaaaaaaaatgagaacTTGTTTGAGATAATGACTAAGATTAGCTCTTATATGAATCACGAAGTGCGGCCTGAAGGACTAGACTTCATAACTAGAGTACCAACCAAGTTAACAAATAAACCCAAGAACATCGTTGTCAAATTTAGATCAAAAATTGAGAAGCAAAACTTCTTAGCAGCTGTTAAATTGAAACGTACTGAACAGGGAGGTAAACAAGggttcaaaattgataatgtttCCCCAAGATGCTTCATCAACGAACATCTCACAACAGTAAATAAAATACTTTATAAAAGTGCTAGAGAAGCGGCTCATAACAACAATTTTAAATATGTCTGGGTTCAGAATGGAAACATACTCGCACGAAAAGATGACACCTCAAAGATCTTACACATAATGAGTGAATCtgatttgaagatgataacaaaatAG